CCGGCGGCGGTTGCCGAAGGTCTCGATCACCCTGTTGCCCAATTCGGGTACAGCTCGCCTGATGGCGAAGGGTGTGGCGTCTGCAGCTGCTCACAGTCCTTCCCCGTCCGGAGCGCGCAGGCGTCCCCGTGCCACGAGGCGGTCGAGTCGTCGCTGCTCTGCGGCCGCCCAGCGGTCCACCCGTTCCGGGTCGAGGGGTGCGCCGTGTCCGACGTGGATCTTCGTGGGACGCAGGGCCAGCATCTCGCGCAGGCTGGCCAGATTGCCGAGGCGGTCGTCGTGGAAGGGCGGGTTGGCGGGTCGCCCCTTGACCAGGCCCAGGAGCGGGGTGGCCACGAGGTCTCCGGCCACCAGGTCGCCGTCGTCGGTCAGGACGGAGACGGAGCCGGGCGTGTGGCCCGGGGTGGGCATGATGCGTGCCTCGACGCCGAAGTCCGCCAGGTGCGTCTCGCCTCGGATGAGCACGTTCGGGTCGAACGGTTCGGTGGTTTCGCGCACCCGGGAGGTGCGGGCGAAGAGGTGCCCGAACAGCCCGATGGGCAGGTAGGGCTCGCTCACCCGGCCCGCTCGGTAGATGCCCAGGTCGGCGACGTGGCCGGCGATCGGTGCGCCGGTGAGTCGGCTGAGCTCCGCGGCGGAGCCGAAGTGGTCGACGTGGCCGTGGGTGACGACGATCAGGCTGACGTCCTTGGGGTCCACGCCGTGGGCGGCGACCTGGTCGTGGATCAGTCGGCCGCTGCCGGGCGTTCCGGCGTCGACGATGACCGGTCGTTTGCCGAGCAGCAGATAGGCGTTGACGACGTGGCGGCCGAGCACCGGTATGGCAATGACCTTGGTCGGTGGCATGGAGGGCTCCTTGACGGGTGCGGGATGGGCGCCGGCCAACGGGCGCCCCGGGCCGCCCGCCCGGCCGGGCACCGAGGAATCCCGGTGGTGGGGATCGCCGTGGCGGTGCCCGGGGCGGGTGCGGCGCGGTTCGAGCGCGAGGTCTACAGCTCGGTGCGGCCCGGGCCGCCTGCGTTGGCGCGGTTGCCGAGGAGGATCCCGACGTACCGGGAGAGATCGTTCCACGAGTGGAGGACGAGGTTGGTCGAGTGACCGTCGCTGTCGGCGGCACCGGCTCCGACGATCGTCACGGGCCGGGTCGTACTGTTGTTGCTGACGGACACCCCGTAGCCGGACATGGCCTCCCAGTTGTTTTCGAGGTTCTGCTCCTGCGTCGGGAGACCGCCCCGCGAGTCGGGCGTGCCCAGGGCCTGCGACATGATCCCGTAGACATTGCTGAACCGCGCTGCTTCCGACGTCACCTGGATCAGGAGCATGAGGGAGCGGGCGGCGGACTGTGCACTGGTGGCGAGGTTGCCGGATGTCGTGGTGGCGAGGCTGGCGACGGACGAGTAGATGTCGTTCATGGAGATCGGCATCGCACCACGGCCGCGTCCGGCTGCCGCGCTGAGGCCGTCGTAGTTGCTGGCGAACGGGAGCCTCTGGAACCCCCCGTGGAAGCCCTGGGCAAGAGCGCCGCCGGTGACCAGGTCGACGGCGGTGGGACTCAGGTCGTTGAAGTAGAGGGTCTGGTTGTTCGCGTTCGTGAAGGCGAGCACGTAGAGGTTCTGCGGATCGATCCACAGCGTCATGGGGAGGGGATGGGTGCTGCCGGTCGCATTGATATCGGCCCGGATGATGCCGCCTGCGTTGCTCTGGGCGATGTACGTGCCGCCGCGGAAAGCATGGCCGGCGGCACGGCGCAGGCTGTTGATGAAGGCGCTGTAGCCGGCGGCGGCGCTGTTGCCCGGCCTGTTGTCGAGCTCCATGTAGATGTGGGCGACCTGCCCGGGGCCGACATCCGCTGCGGCTGGTCCGGCCGTTCCGACCATGGTGGCCAGAAGCACTGCGAAGGAAATGACGACCACCTTCGCGGACCTGAGTCCGAAGAGTCTCACTGCTGTTCTCCCTCTTGCTCGGGGGCTTCGATTTCGGAGGGTCGTCGGGCCGGATTCGCCCGGGCTACGCCTCAAGGGACTTCGCGGCTTCGCGGATCACGTCGAGGACGAAGTCCGGGTGCGAGAGCATGGGGACGTGGCTGCTGTCGACGTCGTAGGTCTTCGCACCCATGCGCTCGGCGGCGAAGCGTTCCAGGTCGGGGTTGACGGTGCGGTCGTCGTTGGCGACGATGTACCAGCTCGGCTTGGTCTTCCAGGCGGTGCCGGGGACCTGCTGGTTGAACAGGTCCGCGTCCGGCACGGCCCCGGTCGCCAGAACGAGTTTCTGCTCCGCTTCGGGCAGGTCGCCGGCGAAGTCCTGAATGCCTGATGCCTTGAGCCACAGGCGCCCGTCGGCGACCTCGATGTGTTCGAAGACGGGTGTGGCGGGGAACTGTTCCTGCTGCTGCTGGGAGGTCTCGGTCTCGTCCGGGCTGAGCGCGGCGATGTAGACCAGTGCGCCGACACGGTCGTGGGTGCCCGCCTTGGTGATCAGGGTCCCGCCGTAGGAGTGCCCGACGAGCACGATCGGGCCCGGCACGTGGTTGAGCGTGAAGGTGACGCACGCTACGTCGCTCTCCAGCGAGTTGAGGCCGTGCTGCGAGGCGAACACCTCGTGCCCCTCAGCCTGGAGCGCGGGAATGAGCTTGTTGAAGCACGAGCCGTCGGCCCAGAGCCCGTGGACGAAGACGATGCTGGCCTTGCCTGCCATGAGATGCGCTCCTTTGTGGACAGTCAGTGGATGGGTTGCCCGCCGTACCACTGCGTACGGTGGGGAGGGAGGGCGGTCGATTCCGCTCGGGCGGCCTTCCGCCGAACGGCGCGACCACGTTGCGGTGGTTGCGAATCACGTGCGGGTGTGACCGGGGCCGGCGGCGTGAATCGACCGGCCGCGCTGTCTACGCCGCGGTTATCGCGGCGACGAACGAGCTGATGTGCGCGGCGACCTGGTCGGGTACCTCCAGCGGGGAGAGGTGGCCGGTGTCGTGCAGCTCGGTGAGGGTGGCGGTGGGGATCAGCGGCAGCAGGTGCTCCCGCAGGACCTGCGGCGGGTCGACCTGGTCGTGGCTGCCGGCCAGGACCAGCACGGGAACGCCGATGGTGCCGACGACGCCGGAGAAGTCCTCGACCAGGCCCTGGCGCGGCCAGGCCAGTCGGGCGCCCTCGGCCGGGCGCAGGCTGTCCTCGACGACCTGCTGCCGCAGCTCCTCGGGCAGAGCGCTGACGGTCAGCACCTGGTCGATGCTCTGTTCCACGCTCTCAGCGGTGTCGTAGGCATGCGACAGGACGTCCTGGAAGTGGCCGGTGATGCCCACCGGTGCGGGCGGCGCGGGTGCGACGAGCACGACGCCGCGCAGGCCGGAGGGCTGACGCGAGGCCAGGACCTGGGCTGTCTTGCCGCCCATGGAGTGGCCCACCACGACGTACTCGCTGCAGCCGAGCGCGTCGATGACGCTTTGCGCGTCGTCGGCGAGCTGCTCGATCCCGTAGGGGCCGGGGACCGCGGTGGACCGGCCCCACCCCCGGTGGTCGGTCGAGGCGAACGCCTGCCCGACATGTAGGTGTTCGATCACGGGCCGCCAGGTGCGGTGTGAGCCGCCCCAGTAGTGCAGGAAGACCAGGGCCGGTCCGCTGCCCTCACGTACGTGCCCGTACAGCCGACCGCCCTGGACCTCGAAGTAGCGCCCTATCGGCGTGTAACCAGTCATGTCGTTCTCCCGTCGGAATCCTGCGGCGGCGATTCGACGTCGCCACCGCGTCACGGCCCGCGTTCCGCCCGTCTCGGCCACGCCCCATCCTGCTGGGGTCCTCGTTGATCAACCACTGTCCCGATTGCCACCCTCCATAATTTTCGGGACAGCTTTCCCTCAAGCCGCACCATGCCTTGCGCCGACCGCACGGCCCTGGGCCAGCAAGGCGGAACGGCACCGGATGTGCGCCGATGCGGGAGCGTCGGATGGCTGGAGTACTACGGACGTAGGATTCCCGCCATGGCACCTCATCGCGTCGCGGTCCTGGCACTGCCCGCCGTGCTGCCCATCGACCTGGGCATCCCCACGCAGATCTTCAACCCCCGGCCCGGGACTCCCTACGAGATGACCGTCTGCGGCGCCACGCGCGGCAACGTGGTCACCAGCACCGGCTTCACCGTGGGTGTGAGCGCCGGACTGCCCGCGCTGGCGCGAGCGGACACCATCATCGTGCCGGGGTACTGGGACTACCGCCGTCCGCCCGCCCCCGAGGTCCTCGCGGCCCTCAAACTCGCCTACCGCCGCGGGGCGCGGATCGCCTCGATCTGCACGGGCGCGTTCACCCTGGCCGCCGCAGGACTTCTCAACGGCCGTACCGTGACGACGCACTGGGCCAGCGCCGACGACCTGGAGGACCTCCACCCGCAGGTGAGCGTGGACCGCAACGTCCTCTACATCGACGACGGACAGATACTGACCTCCGCCGGCGTGACCGCCGGGATCGACCTGTGCCTGTACCTCGTACGCAAGGACCTGGGCGCGGCAGCCGCCAACGAGATCGCCCGCGAACTGGTCGCCGCACCACACCGCGACGGCGGCCAGGCGCAGTACATCGCCCGGTCGCTGCCAGAGCCCACCGCGCACACCCTCTCGGCCACCCGCGACTGGGCCCTGCAGCATCTCGACGAGCCGCTCACCCTGGACATCCTCGCCCGTCACGCCCGCATCTCCACTCGCACGCTCGTGCGGATGTGGCGTCAGGAGACCGGCGCCACCCCGCACCAGTGGGTGCTGACCGCCCGCATCGACCACGCCCGTGAACTGCTCGAAGCCACCCCCCTGAGCGTTGAGCAGATCGCCGACCAGACGGGCCTGGGCAGCAGCACCAACCTGCGGGCACGCTTCCGCGACCACCTCGGCACCACCCCCACCGCGTACCGGCGCATGTTCCAACGCTCCGGCGCGGACGACTGACCAGCATCGCGCAGACGGATCACCGCAGGGCTGCACCGGTGCCGCTCCGGCCGGCGTTGGGCAGATCGGGTCATCGTCAGCGCAACCGGGGCTCGTGTCAGCCGCCGGACTTCGCCGCGGTGCTGCCGGCGGGTCGGTCCGCGCCCGTTGCCAGATGCGCCCGGACGAGCCACTGGGACTTCTCCAGGCCCCGCAGCTGGCCGATCAGCAGGTCCTCGGTCGCGGGCTCGTTCACGCCTGACACGGTGACAGCTTCGCGTGTGCCCTCGATGACACGCGTGTACGAGGCGTCGAGGGCGCTCAGGTGGATGCTGGTGTCGGCGCGGCCGATGCCGTAGTCGTCCCACGCCCGCTCGGCGACCAGCGCGCCGGCGGTTCCCTGCGCGACTCCGCCAAGGGTGGCGATCCGCTCGGCGACGTCATCGGTCATCACACGCACCGCGTCCGCCTGCGCGTCCAGCAGCTCGTGGACAGCGATGAAGTTGGGGCCGACCAGGTTCCAGTGGGCGTGCTTGAGAGTCAGGTACAGGTCGTTCAGAGCGTGCAGGCGCCCCTGCAGCAGCCCGACCGGGGTCGAGGCGTGACCCGGCGAAACGCCTTGGACGACGGATGCGGCAAGCTGTTGCGTGTTCATGGTCTCTCCTCGGATGAGGCGCCCTGGGCGGGTGGGCCAAGAGCCGGTCGGTCCGCCCGCAGGCGGTCCGCCGGTCCGGGGCGGATGTCGAGGATCAGCCTGCCCCGACGGTCTCCCCGGGTCATCAGCCGATTGACTGCGGTTTGACTGGCGGTCGCAGCAACCCGACTTCGTCGGCCGCAGACGCCCTCCTCACCACACGGGGCTGCCCCCGGCAGCCAGTGGCTCCAGGCCGTCCGCCCGCATCGGCAGTTCGGGTCGTCAGTTCTGCCTATGGATCTTCGTGTGCACCGCGGGAGAACCCTGGTTCGCTGGAGAACAAGGTTGAACGGGGCAGGCGGAAGAGGATGAGACTGATGGGAACTCCGGTACATCTCGGCGCGCGCTCACAGGTGCCCCGAGCGCGGAATCCCGGATCCGGATCGCCGGATCGCGGTATCGCAACCAATCCCGGCATGAGCCCATGACCATGACCCGGACCAACGATTGGGGACACGCGTCCGCGACCTGCTCTGCGGCCCCTGGCACGGGTGCTGAGCCGGGTTCCTCTCCCCCTGAACGCGGATTCTGCCTGTCCTGTGGCCACCCCCCAGAGCCGCCCGGGCCAACGGGACACGACCAGGGTCCGGCTGCCGTGCGCGCCCTCGTGGACGAGGTAGCGGCCCGGCTGCTCTTCCTGTATCCGGGCCTGCGGCGTGCCGCGCTGGAACTGGCGGCGGACGGTGAGGTAGGCACCGAGAATGCTGGGCGTCCCGCCGAGAACGTCACTGGTGTCCTGCGGAAGGACGCGACGCCACGCACGGACATCCGCCGTGGCCGCACCAGGCTCGCCTCGGCAGCCAGGACTCAGCTCGCGAACGCCCTCGCGGTGCTCCACGAGGACGGGGACGTGTCGGCTGCCTACCGCATGCTGCTGCGGGCAGCCGAGGGCGTGCACGACGAGGGCGGCGGACGGGTCGGCGCCGAGGAGATTCTCTGGAACCTCGTAGCGGCCTGCCAACTCAGTGCTCGGCCGGAGCACCGAAAGTCCTTGGAAAGCTATATCGACGACGCAGGAACACTGTTCACACCGAGCGTGCGCACTGCCGTGCGCGGCGTCCTGGACCCGGCTGCCGCGCCCGGCTGGCTGCGCCGACAGATCGAGTCGCTCGACAGTCAGGCCGCACCGGCTGAGATCGTGAGGATCGCCGGCGTGGCGGCCTTCGTCGGCAACCTGTCCGACAGTCGGCACGCCCTGCGCCGTGTCGCGTGCACCGACCCCGTCGGCCGCTTCGGCGTGCCGGGCGTACAGGCCAGCATCCTGCTCGCCTTTGAGGCGTACCAGACCGGACAGTGGGATGAAGCCGATCGACTCGCCAGCACCACTGCGGACCAGTGCGCCGCCGAGGGCTACCAGTTGCTTCGCCGACAGGCGCAGACCGTCCTGTCAGTCGTGGCGGCCGGCCGCGGTGACGCCACGACGGCCCGGGCCATCGCCGACGAGATCGCCCGGTGGGCGGCGCCGCGAGGACTCACCTCCCTGCTCGTCGGCGCCCAGTACGCCTGCGTCCTGGCGGCTCTCGCCCAGTCGGACTTCCCCGGGGCCTATCAGCAGGCTTCCAGGTTCACCCCGGCCGGGGACTTTGCCGCTGCCGAGCCGTTCGCCGCGTGGGCGCTGCTCGACTTCGTCGAAGCCGCGCTGCGCGCGGACCGACGCGAGGAAGCCGACGTGTATGCGCACGCCATCAGGCAGGCCAGCCTGACGGCGTCGTCTCCGCGCATGGCGCTGGTGTCCACCGCGGCCATGGCGATGACCGC
The Streptacidiphilus albus JL83 genome window above contains:
- a CDS encoding alpha/beta fold hydrolase, which translates into the protein MTGYTPIGRYFEVQGGRLYGHVREGSGPALVFLHYWGGSHRTWRPVIEHLHVGQAFASTDHRGWGRSTAVPGPYGIEQLADDAQSVIDALGCSEYVVVGHSMGGKTAQVLASRQPSGLRGVVLVAPAPPAPVGITGHFQDVLSHAYDTAESVEQSIDQVLTVSALPEELRQQVVEDSLRPAEGARLAWPRQGLVEDFSGVVGTIGVPVLVLAGSHDQVDPPQVLREHLLPLIPTATLTELHDTGHLSPLEVPDQVAAHISSFVAAITAA
- a CDS encoding alpha/beta fold hydrolase, whose amino-acid sequence is MAGKASIVFVHGLWADGSCFNKLIPALQAEGHEVFASQHGLNSLESDVACVTFTLNHVPGPIVLVGHSYGGTLITKAGTHDRVGALVYIAALSPDETETSQQQQEQFPATPVFEHIEVADGRLWLKASGIQDFAGDLPEAEQKLVLATGAVPDADLFNQQVPGTAWKTKPSWYIVANDDRTVNPDLERFAAERMGAKTYDVDSSHVPMLSHPDFVLDVIREAAKSLEA
- a CDS encoding GlxA family transcriptional regulator; translation: MAPHRVAVLALPAVLPIDLGIPTQIFNPRPGTPYEMTVCGATRGNVVTSTGFTVGVSAGLPALARADTIIVPGYWDYRRPPAPEVLAALKLAYRRGARIASICTGAFTLAAAGLLNGRTVTTHWASADDLEDLHPQVSVDRNVLYIDDGQILTSAGVTAGIDLCLYLVRKDLGAAAANEIARELVAAPHRDGGQAQYIARSLPEPTAHTLSATRDWALQHLDEPLTLDILARHARISTRTLVRMWRQETGATPHQWVLTARIDHARELLEATPLSVEQIADQTGLGSSTNLRARFRDHLGTTPTAYRRMFQRSGADD
- a CDS encoding Dps family protein, whose amino-acid sequence is MNTQQLAASVVQGVSPGHASTPVGLLQGRLHALNDLYLTLKHAHWNLVGPNFIAVHELLDAQADAVRVMTDDVAERIATLGGVAQGTAGALVAERAWDDYGIGRADTSIHLSALDASYTRVIEGTREAVTVSGVNEPATEDLLIGQLRGLEKSQWLVRAHLATGADRPAGSTAAKSGG
- a CDS encoding MBL fold metallo-hydrolase produces the protein MPPTKVIAIPVLGRHVVNAYLLLGKRPVIVDAGTPGSGRLIHDQVAAHGVDPKDVSLIVVTHGHVDHFGSAAELSRLTGAPIAGHVADLGIYRAGRVSEPYLPIGLFGHLFARTSRVRETTEPFDPNVLIRGETHLADFGVEARIMPTPGHTPGSVSVLTDDGDLVAGDLVATPLLGLVKGRPANPPFHDDRLGNLASLREMLALRPTKIHVGHGAPLDPERVDRWAAAEQRRLDRLVARGRLRAPDGEGL
- a CDS encoding helix-turn-helix transcriptional regulator, with translation MRALVDEVAARLLFLYPGLRRAALELAADGEVGTENAGRPAENVTGVLRKDATPRTDIRRGRTRLASAARTQLANALAVLHEDGDVSAAYRMLLRAAEGVHDEGGGRVGAEEILWNLVAACQLSARPEHRKSLESYIDDAGTLFTPSVRTAVRGVLDPAAAPGWLRRQIESLDSQAAPAEIVRIAGVAAFVGNLSDSRHALRRVACTDPVGRFGVPGVQASILLAFEAYQTGQWDEADRLASTTADQCAAEGYQLLRRQAQTVLSVVAAGRGDATTARAIADEIARWAAPRGLTSLLVGAQYACVLAALAQSDFPGAYQQASRFTPAGDFAAAEPFAAWALLDFVEAALRADRREEADVYAHAIRQASLTASSPRMALVSTAAMAMTAPDEDASALFELALAGEDAGRCPFDRARVHLLAGERLRRMRAVGQARVHLAAAHDDFRRLGAPTWAQRAATGLRAVGLVPPGTDLGGQQLLTARELRIARLAAAGLSNKEIGDRLFMSHRTVASHLYRMFPRLGITSRAALGTILQPARTEGEFTLGP
- a CDS encoding ribosome-inactivating family protein, yielding MRLFGLRSAKVVVISFAVLLATMVGTAGPAAADVGPGQVAHIYMELDNRPGNSAAAGYSAFINSLRRAAGHAFRGGTYIAQSNAGGIIRADINATGSTHPLPMTLWIDPQNLYVLAFTNANNQTLYFNDLSPTAVDLVTGGALAQGFHGGFQRLPFASNYDGLSAAAGRGRGAMPISMNDIYSSVASLATTTSGNLATSAQSAARSLMLLIQVTSEAARFSNVYGIMSQALGTPDSRGGLPTQEQNLENNWEAMSGYGVSVSNNSTTRPVTIVGAGAADSDGHSTNLVLHSWNDLSRYVGILLGNRANAGGPGRTEL